The sequence below is a genomic window from Sneathiella marina.
GCTCGCGCGACATCACCGTTACGAGTAAAAATGGAAGTTCCATTTCCGAATTCGTGTTTGTCGACCATTTCGACGGCTTCGTTGAAGGTCGGAGCACGAACAACAGATAAAACAGGGCCGAAGATTTCTTCCTTGTAAATCCGCATATCCGTTTGGACATTATCAAACAGACAGCCGCCCATGTAATACCCGTTTTCATATCCCTGCAGCGAGAGATCCCGACCATCAACAACCAGATCCGCGCCTTCTTCAACACCGAGATCCACATAGCCTTTAACCTTTGCCAGATGATCTGCCGTCACAAGCGGTCCCATATCGCCATCTGCCGCACTTGGCCCGACTTTCAATGCCCGCACTCTTGGCGAGAGCTTTTCGATCAGTTCGTCACCCGCGCCGCCAACGGCCACGGCAACGGAAATCGCCATGCAGCGTTCGCCTGCAGATCCATATCCAGCGCCGATAAGGGCATCAACGGCTTTATCCATATCCGCATCCGGCATCACCAGCATATGGTTCTTCGCGCCGCCCATGGCCTGCACGCGCTTGCCTGCCTCTGCTGCCCGCGCATAGACATATTTTGCAATGGGTGTTGATCCAACAAAGCTGACAGCTTTTACACGAGGATCATCGAGGATGGTGTCCACGGCCAGCTTGTCGCCATTTATCACATTGAGAACACCGGCTGGTGCGCCTGCTTCAAGCATCAGCTCCGCCAACTTCATGGGCAGCGACGGATCTTTCTCAGATGGCTTCAGGACGAAACAGTTACCGCAGGCAATCGCAACAGCAAACATCCACATGGGAACCATGGCGGGGAAGTTAAACGGTGTGATACCGGCGACAACACCCAAAGGTTTCCGCATGGAATACATATCGATGCCGGACGAAACATTGTCAGAAAATTCGCCTTTTAACAGATGAGGAATACCGCAGGCAAATTCCACGACTTCCAGCCCGCGAATGATTGATCCCTTGGCGTCTGAATGAACCTTGCCATGCTCACTGGAGAGCAACGCCGCCAGTTCTTCGATATTCTCTTCGATCAGTTGCTTGTATCGAAACATGACGCGAGCCCGGGTAATCGGGGATGTGTTCGCCCATTCATCTGCAACAGCCTGGCTATTGGCGATTGCCGCTTCAACCTCTTCAACTGTGGCCAACGGCAGGTCAGCCATATGCTCGCCCGTGCTTGGATTATATACCGGGCTAAACCGGCCTGATTTTCCGGCGATATATTGACCACCGATAAAATGTTTAAGTTGTTCTGTCATTGGTTCCGCTCCCAGAAATAAAATTATCTTATCCTCACTTTACATAGGTAAAAATGCAAAGTATCTAGATAAGAATGCACAATCCCTGTGCACAAATACACACTGGGAGATTACCTATCTTTGACTGGAATGACGTTCGTTTCTTCCTCGAGCTCAGTCGCAAAGGTCGCCTGACCGAAGTCGCCAAGGCGTTAAAAGTTGACCACACAACGGTTAGCCGCCGGGTCCTAGCCCTTGAGGAAAAACTCGACACGAAACTGTTTGAAAGCACGTCACGCGGATTTGTTTTAACCCAAGCGGGGGAAAGATTGTTGCCGCAAGCTGAGGCCATGGAAAGCGCGTCGGCCAGTATTCAGGAAAACATCAGCGGTGAAAATAAAACCCTGACCGGCACCGTGCGATTGGGTGTACCGGAAGGATTTGGCAGTCAGTTTCTTGCCAAGGAACTCGCTGCATTTCAAAACAGGCACCCGGAAATTGAACTTGAATTTGTCGCCAATGACCGGTTTGTCAGTTTGTCAAAACGTGAAGCGGATCTTTCCATTACACTTGCGCGCCCCCAATCGGGACGCCTGATTTCCCGCAAACTGACAGATTATCGGTTGCGGTTATATGCGACAAAAGACTATTTGAAGTCGCACGCGCCGATTAATTCAATGGACGATTTGCAGGACCATAACTTCATCTCCTACATCGATGAGCTGGTCCCGGATCCGCAGCTCCTGTATCTGGAGGATGCCGTCGGAACACCGGCAGTGGGCTTAAAAAGCTCCAGCATTGTTTTTCAATTTCAGGCGACATTGGCCGGTGCAGGCGTCAGCATTCTGCATTGCTTCGTCGCCGATGAATATCCGGAACTGGTTTGCTTGCTGCCTCAGGAAATTGAAATTCAAAGGACTTTCTGGCTGAACACGCCCGAGGACATTCATGACCTTGCGAGGATTAAGGCGGTCAGCGAGTTTTTAAGCGATGTCGTGAAACGCCAGCGTAAAAAACTGATGGGCGAGAACTAACACTAGCACTTGCCTGTTTTGGCTGATATAATGGCTCCATGATACTCTTGTTCAACAATGTGAATGACCAACGAATTATGAGCCCGGCTCTGTAAGCTGGGCCGGGAATAAAGGTTGTGTCACAACCGCTTCCATAAGATCTCATTTTTTCACATTACACTGGATATGTATCATGTCTTCCATGACAGCCCTTAATACC
It includes:
- a CDS encoding CoA-acylating methylmalonate-semialdehyde dehydrogenase, with amino-acid sequence MTEQLKHFIGGQYIAGKSGRFSPVYNPSTGEHMADLPLATVEEVEAAIANSQAVADEWANTSPITRARVMFRYKQLIEENIEELAALLSSEHGKVHSDAKGSIIRGLEVVEFACGIPHLLKGEFSDNVSSGIDMYSMRKPLGVVAGITPFNFPAMVPMWMFAVAIACGNCFVLKPSEKDPSLPMKLAELMLEAGAPAGVLNVINGDKLAVDTILDDPRVKAVSFVGSTPIAKYVYARAAEAGKRVQAMGGAKNHMLVMPDADMDKAVDALIGAGYGSAGERCMAISVAVAVGGAGDELIEKLSPRVRALKVGPSAADGDMGPLVTADHLAKVKGYVDLGVEEGADLVVDGRDLSLQGYENGYYMGGCLFDNVQTDMRIYKEEIFGPVLSVVRAPTFNEAVEMVDKHEFGNGTSIFTRNGDVARAFSNNVEIGMVGVNVPIPVPLAFHSFGGWKNSAFGDHNQHGPEGVRFYTKVKTVTSRWPDSIKAGAEFSIPTFK
- a CDS encoding LysR family transcriptional regulator; this encodes MHNPCAQIHTGRLPIFDWNDVRFFLELSRKGRLTEVAKALKVDHTTVSRRVLALEEKLDTKLFESTSRGFVLTQAGERLLPQAEAMESASASIQENISGENKTLTGTVRLGVPEGFGSQFLAKELAAFQNRHPEIELEFVANDRFVSLSKREADLSITLARPQSGRLISRKLTDYRLRLYATKDYLKSHAPINSMDDLQDHNFISYIDELVPDPQLLYLEDAVGTPAVGLKSSSIVFQFQATLAGAGVSILHCFVADEYPELVCLLPQEIEIQRTFWLNTPEDIHDLARIKAVSEFLSDVVKRQRKKLMGEN